The Vanessa tameamea isolate UH-Manoa-2023 chromosome 2, ilVanTame1 primary haplotype, whole genome shotgun sequence genome has a segment encoding these proteins:
- the Phm gene encoding peptidylglycine alpha-hydroxylating monooxygenase: protein MKSCNSFLPLFIALAVLSRSVFCYEIDTYDFLMPNVWPNKDEVYLCTPIRIAPQKNFYVVGFKPNATMHTAHHMLLYGCSEPGSNDSVWSCGEMQSNELDSHYNTASPCASGSQIVYAWARDAPRLQLPKDVGFLIGHDSSIKYLVLQVHYMTKFPAGKTDNSGVFLEYTTTKMPRQAGVFLLGTSGVIAPHGIEHMETACTINEDKVIHPFAFRPHTHSLGTQVTGYVVRRSEKGDTWQVLGSKNPQLPQMFYPVVNTSPIMKNDVLAARCVMNNTHYHTVQIGPTNNDEMCNFYLMYWVENDTPLSQKYCFSAGPPYYYWNRAPEAFDRIPDMDVNIL, encoded by the exons atgaagtcgTGTAATTCTTTTCTACCTCTATTTATTGCTCTTGCAGTTTTAAGTCGAAGTGTTTTTTGTTACGAAATTGATACCTACGATTTTCTCATGCCAAATGTTTGGCCTAACAAG GATGAAGTATACTTATGTACTCCTATAAGAATAGCTCCGCAGAAAAACTTCTATGTGG TGGGATTTAAGCCTAATGCTACGATGCATACAGCCCATCACATGCTTCTATACGGCTGTTCTGAACCAGGGTCAAATGACTCTGTatg gAGCTGTGGTGAAATGCAGAGCAACGAATTGGATAGCCATTACAACACAGCAAGTCCCTGCGCCTCTGGATCACAG aTAGTATACGCGTGGGCTCGTGACGCACCTCGTCTGCAGCTTCCAAAGGATGTGGGCTTCCTCATCGGCCACGACTCCTCCATCAAATATCTTGTACTCCAAGTGCACTATATGACGAAGTTTCCAG CTGGTAAGACGGATAACTCTGGAGTATTTTTGGAGTACACAACAACTAA AATGCCTCGCCAGGCGGGCGTGTTCCTGCTGGGCACGAGCGGGGTCATCGCCCCCCACGGCATCGAGCACATGGAGACCGCTTGCACCATCAACGAGGACAAAGTTATACACCCCTTTGCGTTCCGACCTCACACGCACTCTCTCG gtaCCCAAGTAACTGGCTACGTTGTACGTCGATCTGAGAAAGGTGATACCTGGCAAGTGTTGGGCAGCAAGAATCCTCAGCTACCTCAGATGTTCTATCCGGTCGTGAACACCTCCCCTATCATGAAAAACGACGTGCTTGCAGCCCGTTGCGTTATGAATAATACCCACTATCATACTGTTCAGATTGG ACCAACAAACAATGATGAAATGTGCAACTTCTACCTTATGTATTGGGTTGAAAACGACACTCCTCTCAGCCAGAAATATTGCTTCTCCGCCGGTCCGCCTTACTACTACTGGAACAGGGCTCCCGAAGCCTTCGACCGCATTCCTGACATGGATGTCAATATATTGTAA